The following coding sequences are from one Stigmatopora nigra isolate UIUO_SnigA chromosome 12, RoL_Snig_1.1, whole genome shotgun sequence window:
- the tial1 gene encoding nucleolysin TIAR isoform X2 — translation MDDDSYPRTLYVGNLSRDVTEILILQLFTQIGPCKSCKMITEHTTIDPYCFVEFYEHRDAAAALAAMNGRKILGKEVKVNWATTPSSQKKDTSNHFHVFVGDLSPEITTEDVRAAFAPFGKISDARVVKDMATGKSKGYGFVSFYNKLDAENAIVHMGGQWLGGRQIRTNWATRKPPAPKNSQDNGSKQLRFDDVVSQSSPQNCTVYCGGIQSGLTDELMRQTFSPFGQIMEIRVFPEKGYSFIRFSSHDSAAHAIVSVNGTGIEGHVVKCYWGKESPDMNKSSQQVEYGQWGQWNQVYGSPQQQYGQQYMTNGWQVPSYNMQSQSPGWVGGFSSQSGQASASPNSVVSNFNMTGYQTQ, via the exons ATGGATGACGATTCCTACCCTCGAACATT GTACGTGGGAAACCTCTCAAGGGATGTGACTGAAATCCTGATTCTACAACTTTTCACTCAAATAGGCCCTTGCAAAAGTTGTAAAATGATCACAGAG CATACGACGATTGACCCCTATTGCTTCGTCGAATTCTATGAGCACAGAGATGCCGCTGCAGCTCTGGCCGCCatgaatggaagaaaaatacttggaaag GAGGTCAAAGTAAATTGGGCCACCACACCCAGTAGCCAGAAGAAAGACACGTCCA ATCATTTCCATGTGTTCGTGGGTGACCTGAGCCCTGAGATTACCACTGAAGACGTAAGAGCTGCATTTGCACCTTTTGGGAAAATCTC AGATGCTCGTGTTGTGAAGGACATGGCGACAGGCAAATCAAAGGGGTATGGATTTGTGTCCTTCTACAACAAACTG GATGCAGAGAACGCCATTGTTCACATGGGCGGGCAGTGGTTGGGAGGACGACAAATCAGGACCAACTGGGCAACACGGAAACCACCTGCTCCCAAAAACTCTCAAGACA atggCTCAAAACAGCTGAGATTTGACGATGTTGTCAGCCAATCCAGTCCACAGAACTGTACCGTGTACTGTGGAGGGATCCAATCTGGACTAACTG ATGAATTAATGCGGCAGACTTTCTCACCATTCGGTCAGATCATGGAAATCCGAGTCTTCCCCGAAAAAGGTTATTCATTCATCAG GTTTTCCTCCCACGACAGTGCCGCCCACGCTATCGTGTCTGTTAATGGTACAGGCATAGAAGGACATGTCGTGAAATGCTACTGGGGGAAAGAATCTCCTGATATGAACAAAAGTTCCCAGCAG GTCGAATACGGACAGTGGGGCCAATGGAATCAAGTCTATGGAAGTCCTCAGCAGCAGTATGGGCAGCAGTATATGACCAATGGATGGCAAGTTCCTTCCTATAACAT GCAATCCCAGTCTCCCGGCTGGGTCGGAGGATTCAGCTCTCAGTCAGGTCAAGCTTCTGCCTCACCCAATTCAGTTGTGTCCAATTTCAACATGACTGGTTACCAAACACAGTGA
- the tial1 gene encoding nucleolysin TIAR isoform X3, translating into MDDDSYPRTLYVGNLSRDVTEILILQLFTQIGPCKSCKMITEHTTIDPYCFVEFYEHRDAAAALAAMNGRKILGKEVKVNWATTPSSQKKDTSNHFHVFVGDLSPEITTEDVRAAFAPFGKISDARVVKDMATGKSKGYGFVSFYNKLDAENAIVHMGGQWLGGRQIRTNWATRKPPAPKNSQDNGSKQLRFDDVVSQSSPQNCTVYCGGIQSGLTDELMRQTFSPFGQIMEIRVFPEKGYSFIRFSSHDSAAHAIVSVNGTGIEGHVVKCYWGKESPDMNKSSQQVEYGQWGQWNQVYGSPQQQYGQQYMTNGWQSQSPGWVGGFSSQSGQASASPNSVVSNFNMTGYQTQ; encoded by the exons ATGGATGACGATTCCTACCCTCGAACATT GTACGTGGGAAACCTCTCAAGGGATGTGACTGAAATCCTGATTCTACAACTTTTCACTCAAATAGGCCCTTGCAAAAGTTGTAAAATGATCACAGAG CATACGACGATTGACCCCTATTGCTTCGTCGAATTCTATGAGCACAGAGATGCCGCTGCAGCTCTGGCCGCCatgaatggaagaaaaatacttggaaag GAGGTCAAAGTAAATTGGGCCACCACACCCAGTAGCCAGAAGAAAGACACGTCCA ATCATTTCCATGTGTTCGTGGGTGACCTGAGCCCTGAGATTACCACTGAAGACGTAAGAGCTGCATTTGCACCTTTTGGGAAAATCTC AGATGCTCGTGTTGTGAAGGACATGGCGACAGGCAAATCAAAGGGGTATGGATTTGTGTCCTTCTACAACAAACTG GATGCAGAGAACGCCATTGTTCACATGGGCGGGCAGTGGTTGGGAGGACGACAAATCAGGACCAACTGGGCAACACGGAAACCACCTGCTCCCAAAAACTCTCAAGACA atggCTCAAAACAGCTGAGATTTGACGATGTTGTCAGCCAATCCAGTCCACAGAACTGTACCGTGTACTGTGGAGGGATCCAATCTGGACTAACTG ATGAATTAATGCGGCAGACTTTCTCACCATTCGGTCAGATCATGGAAATCCGAGTCTTCCCCGAAAAAGGTTATTCATTCATCAG GTTTTCCTCCCACGACAGTGCCGCCCACGCTATCGTGTCTGTTAATGGTACAGGCATAGAAGGACATGTCGTGAAATGCTACTGGGGGAAAGAATCTCCTGATATGAACAAAAGTTCCCAGCAG GTCGAATACGGACAGTGGGGCCAATGGAATCAAGTCTATGGAAGTCCTCAGCAGCAGTATGGGCAGCAGTATATGACCAATGGATG GCAATCCCAGTCTCCCGGCTGGGTCGGAGGATTCAGCTCTCAGTCAGGTCAAGCTTCTGCCTCACCCAATTCAGTTGTGTCCAATTTCAACATGACTGGTTACCAAACACAGTGA
- the tial1 gene encoding nucleolysin TIAR isoform X1: protein MDDDSYPRTLYVGNLSRDVTEILILQLFTQIGPCKSCKMITEHTTIDPYCFVEFYEHRDAAAALAAMNGRKILGKEVKVNWATTPSSQKKDTSNHFHVFVGDLSPEITTEDVRAAFAPFGKISDARVVKDMATGKSKGYGFVSFYNKLDAENAIVHMGGQWLGGRQIRTNWATRKPPAPKNSQDNGSKQLRFDDVVSQSSPQNCTVYCGGIQSGLTDELMRQTFSPFGQIMEIRVFPEKGYSFIRFSSHDSAAHAIVSVNGTGIEGHVVKCYWGKESPDMNKSSQQVEYGQWGQWNQVYGSPQQQYGQQYMTNGWQVPSYNMYGQSWNQQGFGVEQSQSPGWVGGFSSQSGQASASPNSVVSNFNMTGYQTQ from the exons ATGGATGACGATTCCTACCCTCGAACATT GTACGTGGGAAACCTCTCAAGGGATGTGACTGAAATCCTGATTCTACAACTTTTCACTCAAATAGGCCCTTGCAAAAGTTGTAAAATGATCACAGAG CATACGACGATTGACCCCTATTGCTTCGTCGAATTCTATGAGCACAGAGATGCCGCTGCAGCTCTGGCCGCCatgaatggaagaaaaatacttggaaag GAGGTCAAAGTAAATTGGGCCACCACACCCAGTAGCCAGAAGAAAGACACGTCCA ATCATTTCCATGTGTTCGTGGGTGACCTGAGCCCTGAGATTACCACTGAAGACGTAAGAGCTGCATTTGCACCTTTTGGGAAAATCTC AGATGCTCGTGTTGTGAAGGACATGGCGACAGGCAAATCAAAGGGGTATGGATTTGTGTCCTTCTACAACAAACTG GATGCAGAGAACGCCATTGTTCACATGGGCGGGCAGTGGTTGGGAGGACGACAAATCAGGACCAACTGGGCAACACGGAAACCACCTGCTCCCAAAAACTCTCAAGACA atggCTCAAAACAGCTGAGATTTGACGATGTTGTCAGCCAATCCAGTCCACAGAACTGTACCGTGTACTGTGGAGGGATCCAATCTGGACTAACTG ATGAATTAATGCGGCAGACTTTCTCACCATTCGGTCAGATCATGGAAATCCGAGTCTTCCCCGAAAAAGGTTATTCATTCATCAG GTTTTCCTCCCACGACAGTGCCGCCCACGCTATCGTGTCTGTTAATGGTACAGGCATAGAAGGACATGTCGTGAAATGCTACTGGGGGAAAGAATCTCCTGATATGAACAAAAGTTCCCAGCAG GTCGAATACGGACAGTGGGGCCAATGGAATCAAGTCTATGGAAGTCCTCAGCAGCAGTATGGGCAGCAGTATATGACCAATGGATGGCAAGTTCCTTCCTATAACATGTATGGCCAGTCTTGGAATCAACAAGGATTTGGAGTAGA GCAATCCCAGTCTCCCGGCTGGGTCGGAGGATTCAGCTCTCAGTCAGGTCAAGCTTCTGCCTCACCCAATTCAGTTGTGTCCAATTTCAACATGACTGGTTACCAAACACAGTGA
- the bag3 gene encoding BAG family molecular chaperone regulator 3, with protein MSQCWAARSMNGMKTQSPTTTMANNDNDPLPLGWEVKIDPQTGWPFFVDHNNRTTTWNDPRHDTKKLRELSTNGPSLPPEPSPQEVEKTFVKEMKHPILRPGYVPIPVFHEGADVRQQQHPCFSYIQPTAAQNIRTEGRIPSPTPGFHCRPRSPLHGPGDSCSTGPRKANSPVSQTAEVYPGPHNQLPRPSSTGLQAGYIPIPVIHEGGGGQTQAQSQLNPPTQSQRVPYSEPQQPFQRFQQEEWPSYATAMQPPRERASPVLYPQHRDTAAIHLPHNIRSQSPIVTQLLGERPQNIAKREPPQKVEQEQVSPLQKPENVQVPQPLRTDADDQKPNFQQPLPHQHQHFQQPMPQQPQQYEQTPLQASSPQVEQLPKSFPRPHQAEQVATENTVQMSPEPETHKIAAVSPTNPEAEQQQQQQQQQQPPPPPPQCPVHPGLAKVQKIVERVAKLEEEVKSFQGKKNDKKYLLLEELLTKELLALDSVDPEGRVDVRQARRDGVRRVQNILEELEQLEEQSRRPANERDSLTQKGEPKMINKDNVEVAKEIS; from the exons ATGTCTCAGTGCTGGGCAGCCAGAAGCATGAACGGCATGAAGACACAGTCGCCGACCACGACAATGGCGAATAACGACAACGACCCCTTGCCCCTCGGATGGGAAGTCAAAATTGACCCTCAGACCGGCTGGCCCTTCTTCGTGGATCACAACAACCGCACGACCACTTGGAACGACCCGAGACACGACACGAAAAAG CTTAGAGAATTATCCACAAATGGACCCAGTTTACCACCAGAACCGAGCCCTCAGGAGGTGGAGAAAACCTTTGTGAAAGAGATGAAACATCCCATTCTTCGCCCAGGTTATGTCCCAATCCCAGTCTTCCACGAGGGTGCGGATGTAAGACAGCAACAGCACCCATGCTTCTCCTACATCCAACCAACCGCTGCACAGAATATCCGCACAGAAGGGCGGATACCTTCGCCCACACCTGGGTTTCATTGTCGACCGAGATCACCTCTACACGGACCTGGTGACAGTTGCTCCACGGGGCCCAGAAAAGCCAATTCACCTGTATCACAAACCGCTGAG GTTTATCCAGGACCGCATAACCAACTTCCACGGCCTAGCAGTACTGGTCTTCAAGCCGGTTATATACCCATACCAGTAATTCATGAGGGTGGAGGAGGCCAAACACAAGCACAGTCTCAGCTAAATCCACCAACCCAGAGTCAACGTGTCCCATATTCAGAACCTCAGCAGCCCTTCCAACGCTTTCAACAGGAAGAATGGCCCAGCTATGCCACAGCAATGCAGCCTCCTCGGGAAAGGGCTTCTCCAGTATTGTATCCTCAACACCGAGATACTGCTGCCATTCACCTACCGCATAATATCAGAAGCCAGTCACCAATTGTGACACAATTGCTGGGTGAAAGACCACAG AATATCGCCAAGAGAGAACCACCTCAGAAAGTGGAGCAGGAACAAGTGAGCCCTCTGCAAAAACCAGAAAATGTCCAAGTCCCTCAGCCTTTGCGCACAGATGCTGATGACCAAAAGCCAAACTTTCAACAGCCTCTGCCTCATCAACACCAACACTTCCAACAACCTATGCCTCAGCAACCACAACAGTACGAGCAGACGCCCCTTCAGGCATCATCACCACAGGTCGAGCAATTACCAAAATCCTTCCCACGGCCTCACCAAGCCGAACAAGTCGCTACTGAAAACACCGTCCAAATGTCACCGGAACCAGAAACGCACAAAATAGCAGCCGTTTCGCCAACAAATCCAGAggcagaacaacaacaacaacaacaacaacaacaacaaccaccaccaccaccgccgcagTGTCCTGTACACCCTGGTTTAGCTAAAGTACAGAAAATAGTTGAGCGGGTTGCTAAACTGGAAGAAGAGGTCAAAAGcttccaggggaaaaaaaatgataagaaataCTTATTACTGGAGGAACTCCTGACAAAAGAACTCTTAGCGTTAGACTCAGTCGATCCAGAAGGGCGAGTGGATGTGCGGCAGGCCAGACGAGATGGCGTCCGTCGCGTCCAGAACATACTGGAGGAACTGGAGCAACTGGAGGAACAGTCAAGAAGGCCTGCCAATGAGAGAGATAGCTTGACACAGAAAGGAGAACCCAAAATGATCAACAAGGACAATGTGGAGGTAGCTAAGGAGATATCCTAA